A portion of the Streptomyces sp. NBC_00376 genome contains these proteins:
- a CDS encoding ABC transporter substrate-binding protein, with translation MSTRKLGHLLAPVAALLGAALLAGCTSDAPPDAPTAGASGGTGDPGTGKQSEFFDRAEYDRQLGLAEVTPQGPAGKPWEQMLRPELVDTGQYKKKGSGGIHLCFSNAGVFNPWRQVGLKNMRAEAALHKEITEFTVLDAQGKDDKQISDIQELAGRDCDALIVSPNTTATLTPAVEQACGKVPVIVFDRGVETDCAVTFINPIGGYGYGAVAADFLVGKVKPKGKILALRISPGVDVLETRWSAAKLAFDKSGLDVVDVKFTDGDPAKTKAIVTDALTRNGDIDGVWMDSGATSVAAVEAFEDAGKDVPPITGEDQQDFLQAWKEKKLTAIAPSYPTFQWRTPVIAALRILKGQQVPKEWKLPQPTVTQDTLDQYYKPGMPPLHYAMCGCENLPGFPEKWGGKK, from the coding sequence ATGAGTACGCGAAAGCTCGGACACCTCCTCGCGCCGGTCGCCGCCCTGCTCGGTGCGGCCCTGCTCGCGGGCTGTACCAGCGACGCACCGCCCGACGCGCCCACCGCCGGAGCGAGTGGCGGCACGGGCGACCCGGGCACCGGCAAGCAGTCGGAGTTCTTCGACCGGGCCGAGTACGACCGTCAGCTCGGCCTCGCCGAGGTCACCCCGCAGGGGCCCGCCGGAAAGCCGTGGGAGCAGATGCTCCGCCCGGAGCTCGTCGACACCGGTCAGTACAAGAAGAAGGGCTCCGGCGGAATCCACCTCTGCTTCTCCAACGCCGGGGTCTTCAACCCCTGGCGTCAGGTCGGCCTCAAGAACATGCGGGCCGAGGCCGCACTCCACAAGGAGATCACCGAGTTCACCGTTCTCGACGCGCAGGGCAAGGACGACAAACAGATCTCCGACATCCAGGAGCTCGCCGGCCGGGACTGCGACGCCCTGATCGTCTCCCCGAACACCACGGCCACCCTCACCCCCGCCGTCGAGCAGGCCTGCGGCAAGGTGCCGGTGATCGTCTTCGACCGGGGCGTCGAGACCGACTGCGCGGTCACCTTCATCAACCCGATCGGCGGCTACGGATACGGGGCGGTCGCCGCCGACTTCCTCGTCGGGAAGGTGAAGCCCAAGGGGAAGATCCTCGCCCTGCGGATCTCCCCCGGCGTCGATGTGCTGGAGACCCGCTGGTCCGCGGCGAAACTCGCGTTCGACAAGAGCGGACTCGACGTCGTGGACGTGAAGTTCACCGACGGCGACCCGGCGAAGACCAAGGCGATCGTCACCGACGCCCTCACCCGCAACGGCGACATCGACGGCGTCTGGATGGACTCCGGAGCGACCTCCGTCGCCGCCGTCGAAGCCTTCGAGGACGCCGGCAAGGACGTACCGCCCATCACCGGCGAGGACCAGCAGGACTTCCTCCAGGCCTGGAAGGAGAAGAAGCTCACCGCGATCGCCCCCTCGTACCCCACCTTCCAGTGGCGCACACCGGTCATCGCCGCGCTGAGGATCCTCAAGGGGCAGCAGGTCCCCAAGGAGTGGAAGCTCCCGCAGCCCACCGTCACCCAGGACACCCTCGACCAGTACTACAAGCCCGGCATGCCGCCCCTCCACTACGCGATGTGCGGCTGCGAGAACCTGCCCGGATTCCCGGAGAAATGGGGAGGCAAGAAGTGA
- a CDS encoding sugar phosphate isomerase/epimerase family protein, with product MSVAFPIGANPWIWHSPVTYETLGDVLPKLSAWGFDCVEIPLENERDWAPASVAKLLDASGLAPAAVIAVMPPGRDLVRTEPQTVRVTQDYLYRCVDAAEALGAPTVAGPMYAAVGRTWRMDRAERAAAYEELRENLVLVVEHARAAGVRLAVEPLNRYETSLLNTVDQTLEALTGLPESTIGLALDVYHQNIEERSLPGAVHRAAGRIVHVQVCAGDRGTPGADSIDWPGFLAALATCGYWGPLCIESFTAHNDAIAVAASVWRPLAGTQDSIATDGLAFLRQALSAVP from the coding sequence GTGAGCGTCGCCTTCCCGATCGGTGCCAACCCGTGGATCTGGCATTCGCCGGTGACCTACGAAACGCTCGGTGACGTGCTGCCGAAGCTGTCCGCTTGGGGCTTCGACTGCGTCGAGATCCCGCTGGAGAACGAACGGGACTGGGCGCCCGCGTCGGTGGCCAAGCTCCTCGACGCCTCCGGTCTCGCCCCCGCCGCGGTGATCGCCGTCATGCCGCCCGGCCGCGACCTCGTCCGCACCGAACCGCAGACCGTCCGGGTCACCCAGGACTACCTGTACCGGTGCGTAGACGCCGCCGAGGCCCTCGGCGCCCCCACCGTCGCCGGACCCATGTACGCGGCGGTGGGCCGCACCTGGCGGATGGACCGCGCCGAACGCGCCGCCGCCTACGAGGAGTTGCGGGAGAACCTCGTGCTGGTAGTCGAGCATGCCCGCGCGGCGGGCGTGCGGCTCGCGGTGGAACCCCTCAACCGGTACGAGACGAGCCTGCTCAACACCGTGGACCAGACCCTCGAAGCGCTGACCGGGCTCCCCGAGAGCACCATCGGCCTCGCGCTCGACGTTTACCACCAGAACATCGAGGAACGTTCGCTGCCCGGCGCCGTGCACCGCGCGGCGGGCCGCATCGTCCACGTCCAGGTGTGCGCCGGCGACCGGGGCACACCCGGCGCCGACAGTATCGACTGGCCCGGCTTCCTCGCCGCGCTCGCCACGTGCGGCTACTGGGGCCCGCTCTGCATCGAGTCGTTCACCGCGCACAACGATGCCATCGCGGTCGCCGCCTCGGTCTGGCGGCCGCTCGCCGGCACCCAGGACAGCATCGCCACCGACGGCCTGGCCTTCCTGCGGCAGGCCCTGAGCGCTGTCCCGTAA
- a CDS encoding ThuA domain-containing protein, translated as MRRTFIALVGALLLALTALPASAATTGKAPAFRALLFTRAVGYVHASIPAGIQMFKEEAAAGGFELVETADPAVFDTEKLKDFDVVVMLQNSGMVWDTDAQREAMQAYVRGGGGVVALHNTLDMGIEETFPWWDEAINGGVHMPAHSPGVLQGTAKVADRVHPSTAGLPERWERPEEWYNFDRNPRGDVHVLVTADETTYNPGGSAMGADHPISWCRNTEGGRVWATAMGHDTASYSEAAFRTHVMGGVRWAAGNKPGDCGGTVWSGYEKVALDDNTADPMELDVAKDGRVFYVQRSGEINIYDPATHATTTAGKLDVYTGGEDGLVGMELDPDFMKNHWIYLYYAPAGATEDVNRLSRFTVKGNTLDAASEKKLLDVPAYRDRSFPEPGHTGGAVEFGPGRTLYLGVGDDTPPNLDPNWQGYAPLDWREGKQMLDAARTAGNTNDLRGKILRIKPKDSGGYTIPKGNLFAPGTAKTRPEIYAMGFRNPFRFTVDPKTGYVHASDYGPDRGLPTTDRGPEGLVEYNVIKKAGNFGWPFCHGNNQAYAPYNPDTKEVGPKFDCANPVNPSPNNTGLTQLPPIQQPEIWYGYGASEEFPEVGSGGSAPMSGPVYHYDGKNPSTTKFPAYFEGTSFFYEWSRNYVKEVRFDKDQKVLKINDFLSTQKFNKPMDMTFGPDGSLYVLEWGSSFGGGNNDSGLYRIDYAQGQRAPVAKAAASATDGPVPLKVDFSSEGSNDPDGDALSYAWDFDGDGTYDSTEASPSHTYTAKGDFAAQLKVTDSTGKSGYANIPVTAGNTAPKVTIEFPVSGKLIEFGDKIPYKVTVTDPEDGPVDCSKVTVNPALGHDDHEHPTTDIPGCEGTVDTGDLGGHPEGADLTYVLNAKYTDKGGDGVSALTGYGRAVLQPKHKQAEYYDGQSGTRVVAQEGAENGKRIGDVSDGDWVAFDPMSVEGVGTVSYRLSSPYGVGAIELRADSADGPLLATTPVPNTGGWDNYQATPPVPVQELKGTHKLYLVFTSPQDNSFDVDAVDFKSP; from the coding sequence ATGCGGCGTACGTTCATCGCGCTGGTGGGCGCACTGCTCCTCGCGCTGACCGCACTGCCCGCCTCCGCAGCCACCACCGGCAAGGCACCTGCCTTCCGCGCCCTGCTCTTCACCCGTGCCGTCGGCTATGTACACGCCTCCATCCCGGCCGGCATCCAGATGTTCAAGGAGGAGGCCGCCGCGGGCGGCTTCGAGCTCGTCGAGACCGCCGACCCCGCGGTCTTCGACACGGAGAAGCTCAAGGACTTCGACGTCGTCGTCATGCTGCAGAATTCCGGCATGGTCTGGGACACCGACGCCCAGCGCGAGGCGATGCAGGCCTATGTACGTGGCGGTGGCGGCGTCGTCGCCCTCCACAACACCCTCGACATGGGTATCGAGGAGACCTTCCCCTGGTGGGACGAGGCCATCAACGGCGGCGTCCACATGCCCGCCCACTCACCCGGTGTCCTCCAGGGCACCGCCAAGGTCGCCGACCGCGTCCACCCCTCCACCGCAGGACTCCCCGAACGCTGGGAGCGCCCCGAGGAGTGGTACAACTTCGACCGGAACCCCCGCGGCGACGTCCACGTCCTGGTCACCGCCGACGAGACCACGTACAACCCCGGCGGCTCCGCCATGGGCGCCGACCATCCGATCTCCTGGTGCCGCAACACCGAGGGCGGCCGGGTCTGGGCGACCGCCATGGGCCACGACACCGCCTCGTACAGCGAAGCCGCCTTCCGTACCCACGTCATGGGCGGCGTCAGGTGGGCCGCCGGCAACAAGCCCGGCGACTGCGGCGGCACCGTCTGGAGCGGCTACGAGAAGGTCGCCCTGGACGACAACACCGCGGACCCGATGGAACTCGACGTCGCCAAGGACGGACGGGTCTTCTACGTCCAGCGCAGCGGCGAGATCAACATCTACGACCCGGCGACCCACGCCACCACCACCGCCGGAAAGCTCGACGTCTACACCGGCGGCGAGGACGGCCTGGTCGGCATGGAGCTCGACCCGGACTTCATGAAGAACCACTGGATCTACCTCTACTACGCCCCCGCGGGCGCCACCGAGGACGTCAACCGGCTCTCCCGCTTCACGGTCAAGGGCAACACCCTCGACGCCGCCAGCGAGAAGAAGCTCCTCGACGTCCCCGCCTACCGCGACCGCAGCTTCCCCGAGCCCGGACACACCGGAGGCGCCGTCGAGTTCGGCCCCGGCCGCACGCTCTACCTCGGCGTCGGCGACGACACCCCGCCCAACCTCGACCCGAACTGGCAGGGATACGCCCCGCTCGACTGGCGCGAGGGCAAGCAGATGCTGGACGCCGCCCGCACCGCAGGCAACACGAACGACCTGCGCGGCAAGATCCTGCGCATCAAGCCGAAGGACTCCGGCGGCTATACCATCCCCAAGGGCAACCTCTTCGCCCCCGGCACCGCCAAGACCCGGCCCGAGATCTACGCGATGGGCTTCCGCAACCCGTTCCGCTTCACCGTCGACCCCAAGACGGGCTACGTCCACGCCTCCGACTACGGTCCGGACCGCGGACTGCCCACCACCGACCGAGGCCCCGAGGGCCTAGTCGAGTACAACGTCATCAAGAAGGCCGGCAACTTCGGCTGGCCGTTCTGCCACGGCAACAACCAGGCATACGCCCCGTACAACCCCGACACCAAGGAAGTCGGCCCCAAGTTCGACTGCGCCAACCCGGTCAACCCCTCGCCCAACAACACCGGCCTGACCCAGCTACCGCCCATTCAGCAGCCGGAGATCTGGTACGGCTACGGCGCCTCCGAGGAATTTCCCGAGGTCGGCAGCGGCGGCTCCGCCCCGATGAGCGGCCCCGTCTACCACTACGACGGGAAGAACCCGTCCACCACGAAGTTCCCCGCCTACTTCGAGGGCACGAGCTTCTTCTACGAGTGGTCGCGCAACTACGTCAAGGAAGTCCGCTTCGACAAGGACCAGAAGGTCCTGAAGATCAATGACTTCCTCTCCACCCAGAAGTTCAACAAGCCGATGGACATGACCTTCGGGCCCGACGGCTCGCTCTACGTCCTCGAATGGGGCAGCTCGTTCGGCGGCGGCAACAACGACTCCGGGCTCTACCGCATCGACTACGCCCAGGGACAGCGCGCCCCGGTGGCCAAGGCCGCCGCCTCCGCCACCGACGGCCCCGTACCGCTGAAGGTCGACTTCTCCAGCGAGGGCAGCAACGACCCGGACGGAGACGCGCTCAGTTACGCCTGGGACTTCGACGGCGACGGCACCTACGACTCCACGGAGGCGTCCCCCAGCCACACCTACACGGCCAAGGGCGACTTCGCCGCCCAGCTGAAGGTCACCGACTCCACCGGCAAGTCCGGCTACGCCAACATCCCCGTCACCGCGGGCAATACGGCACCCAAGGTGACCATCGAATTCCCGGTCAGCGGCAAACTCATCGAGTTCGGCGACAAGATCCCGTACAAGGTCACGGTCACCGACCCCGAGGACGGCCCGGTCGACTGCTCCAAGGTCACCGTCAACCCGGCCCTGGGCCACGACGACCACGAGCACCCCACCACCGACATCCCCGGCTGCGAGGGCACCGTGGACACCGGTGATCTGGGCGGCCACCCCGAAGGAGCGGACCTCACCTACGTACTCAACGCCAAGTACACCGACAAGGGCGGCGACGGCGTCTCGGCCTTGACCGGGTACGGCCGCGCCGTGCTCCAGCCGAAGCACAAGCAGGCCGAGTACTACGACGGCCAGTCCGGCACCCGCGTCGTCGCTCAGGAAGGAGCCGAGAACGGCAAGCGGATCGGAGACGTCTCCGACGGCGACTGGGTCGCTTTCGACCCGATGAGCGTCGAAGGCGTCGGCACGGTCAGCTACCGGCTGTCCTCACCCTATGGGGTCGGCGCGATCGAACTCCGAGCGGACTCCGCCGACGGCCCGCTGCTCGCCACCACCCCGGTCCCCAATACGGGCGGCTGGGACAACTACCAGGCGACCCCGCCCGTGCCCGTCCAGGAACTGAAGGGAACCCACAAGCTGTACCTCGTCTTCACGTCCCCGCAGGACAACTCGTTCGACGTGGACGCGGTGGACTTCAAGAGCCCCTGA
- a CDS encoding aminoglycoside phosphotransferase family protein: protein MYTASSSVTAPPRPLRPLGAGGGPYLSPHAAPPAPGTVRPRRPAGMVGPPLSGRLDLSGAQGAQLRMAIASVHRICPEFNPVQVLRRSGRSVLLVGSTGRATAVAKCLLDHSPAWSERFRHEIAAYRAFVRHRPPVRVPRLIAADPENCTLVIERMPGRVAALTRHPSEAPPRADIRAALGAISRINAWRPAPGLFEAPLDYASRIARYHELGLFTDRDLGDLQKLLHGLAHAGGRQGTGQFCHGDALLSNILLSPTGPVLVDWEHAGWYLPGYDLATLWTVLGDAPAARRQISQLAQANGPAARDAFLVNLMLVLTREIRTYETAVQRAMRDSTASGAGQERPGALSSSEEQRLLLRRLHDDCAMARRAVRAAVGTR from the coding sequence ATGTACACAGCATCGTCCTCCGTGACCGCCCCGCCCCGGCCGCTCCGTCCCCTGGGGGCGGGCGGGGGTCCGTACCTCTCCCCGCACGCCGCTCCCCCGGCGCCCGGCACGGTCCGGCCGCGACGGCCGGCCGGGATGGTCGGCCCGCCGCTCAGCGGCCGGCTGGACCTGTCCGGCGCGCAGGGGGCGCAGCTGAGAATGGCGATCGCCTCGGTGCACCGGATCTGCCCCGAGTTCAACCCGGTCCAGGTGCTGCGCCGCAGCGGTCGTTCGGTGCTGCTGGTCGGCTCCACCGGCCGGGCGACCGCGGTCGCCAAGTGTTTACTGGACCACTCCCCCGCGTGGTCGGAGCGGTTCCGTCACGAAATAGCTGCATACCGTGCGTTCGTCCGGCACCGTCCGCCGGTGCGCGTGCCGCGTCTCATCGCGGCCGATCCGGAGAACTGCACCCTGGTGATCGAGCGGATGCCCGGCCGGGTGGCCGCGTTGACCCGGCATCCCTCGGAGGCTCCGCCCCGTGCCGATATCCGGGCCGCGCTGGGCGCGATCAGCCGGATCAACGCCTGGCGGCCGGCGCCGGGGCTGTTCGAAGCCCCGCTCGACTACGCCTCGCGGATCGCGCGCTATCACGAGCTGGGGCTATTCACGGACCGGGATCTGGGCGATCTGCAGAAGCTGCTGCACGGTCTGGCGCACGCGGGCGGCCGGCAGGGCACGGGGCAGTTCTGCCACGGTGACGCACTGCTCTCCAACATCCTGCTGTCGCCCACGGGTCCGGTGCTCGTGGACTGGGAGCACGCGGGCTGGTATCTGCCCGGCTACGACCTGGCGACGCTCTGGACGGTCCTCGGTGACGCACCGGCGGCGCGACGTCAGATCAGCCAGCTGGCGCAGGCCAACGGACCCGCCGCGCGGGACGCGTTCCTGGTGAACCTCATGCTGGTGCTGACCCGCGAGATCCGTACGTACGAGACGGCCGTCCAGCGGGCCATGCGGGATTCGACGGCCTCGGGCGCCGGTCAGGAGCGTCCCGGTGCACTGTCGTCGAGCGAGGAACAGCGGTTGTTGCTGCGCCGGCTGCACGACGACTGCGCGATGGCCCGCAGGGCCGTGCGTGCCGCGGTCGGCACCCGCTGA
- a CDS encoding DNA-binding protein NsdB translates to MTGEPNTRLSDLFGLAGWSKGELARMVNRKAAAMGHPQLATDTSRVRRWIDMGESPRDPVPKVLAALFTERLGRVVTIEDLGFGRRGRVGKRREAGTQDNPDGLPWAPERTAAVLTEFTGMDLMLNRRGLVSAGAALAAGSTITGPMHDWLHSDPVLAADAPRIEDPLHADPAGFDRYEAAPIGSDEIEALERSVEVFRAWDASRGGGLQRKAVVGQLNEVGGMLAYRHPDHLQRRLWGVAANLAVLAGWMSHDIGLEPTAQKYFVIAAHAAREGGDRPRAGEALSRAARQMVHLGRPDDALDLMKLAKSGSGDMVLPRTQAMLHTIEAWAQASMGRGQAMRRTLGKAEELFISDKSDVPPPSWMQLFDEADMHGMQALAFRTLAEHDPSAAIVAQRHAKLALELRANGRQRSKIFDYISLASACFIADDPEQADRYARLALVTMGETSSHRTWDRLREMYRLTGQFAGYAKIKDLREEIKLSLPQNSSIKQRRRSSEI, encoded by the coding sequence GTGACCGGAGAACCCAACACCCGCCTGTCCGACCTGTTCGGCCTCGCCGGCTGGTCCAAGGGCGAACTCGCGAGAATGGTGAACAGAAAAGCGGCGGCCATGGGCCACCCGCAACTGGCCACCGACACCTCGCGGGTGAGGCGTTGGATCGACATGGGGGAGTCCCCCCGCGATCCCGTGCCCAAGGTGCTGGCTGCCCTGTTCACCGAGCGACTCGGTCGTGTCGTGACCATCGAGGACCTCGGGTTCGGCCGACGCGGGCGTGTGGGGAAACGGCGGGAGGCCGGGACGCAGGACAATCCCGACGGACTGCCGTGGGCGCCCGAGCGGACGGCAGCGGTCCTCACCGAATTCACGGGAATGGACCTCATGCTCAACCGACGCGGCTTGGTGAGCGCGGGCGCCGCGCTCGCCGCAGGATCGACCATCACCGGCCCCATGCACGACTGGCTGCACTCCGACCCCGTACTGGCGGCCGACGCTCCACGGATCGAGGACCCGCTGCACGCGGACCCCGCTGGTTTCGACCGGTACGAGGCCGCGCCCATCGGGTCCGACGAGATCGAGGCGCTGGAGCGGTCCGTCGAGGTGTTCCGCGCCTGGGACGCCTCACGGGGCGGCGGACTCCAGCGCAAGGCCGTGGTGGGCCAGCTCAACGAGGTGGGCGGCATGCTCGCCTACCGCCACCCCGATCATCTCCAGCGCCGGCTCTGGGGCGTCGCGGCCAACCTCGCGGTGCTCGCGGGATGGATGTCCCACGACATCGGCCTCGAACCGACCGCCCAGAAGTACTTCGTCATCGCGGCACACGCGGCGCGCGAGGGCGGCGACCGCCCCCGCGCGGGAGAGGCGCTCTCCAGGGCGGCACGTCAGATGGTCCACCTGGGCCGTCCCGATGACGCCCTGGACCTGATGAAGCTCGCCAAGTCCGGCTCCGGGGACATGGTTCTGCCCCGCACCCAGGCGATGCTGCACACCATCGAGGCCTGGGCACAGGCATCCATGGGCCGCGGCCAGGCCATGCGGCGCACGCTCGGCAAGGCCGAGGAACTCTTCATCTCGGACAAGAGCGATGTGCCGCCGCCCAGCTGGATGCAGCTGTTCGACGAGGCGGACATGCACGGCATGCAGGCCCTGGCCTTCCGCACGCTCGCCGAACACGACCCGTCGGCCGCGATCGTGGCGCAGCGCCACGCCAAACTGGCGCTGGAACTACGGGCCAACGGACGCCAGCGGTCCAAGATCTTCGACTACATCTCGCTCGCCTCGGCCTGCTTCATCGCCGACGATCCAGAGCAGGCCGACCGGTACGCGCGGCTCGCCCTGGTGACGATGGGGGAGACCTCCTCGCACCGCACCTGGGACCGGCTGCGCGAAATGTACCGGCTCACAGGCCAGTTCGCGGGCTACGCGAAGATCAAGGACCTGAGAGAGGAGATCAAGCTCTCCCTGCCGCAGAACTCCAGCATCAAGCAGCGCAGGCGATCGTCGGAGATCTGA
- a CDS encoding PP2C family protein-serine/threonine phosphatase has product MPSHLSADRPAPQPPERDTVDALINRTLRLRGDVDAVRRDTVLIDEEDPQLRWQRALCDLAVHHLDDLGTHLGQLKEGLPPGTAQHLAETVAPPTAQDLQDAAARSTQEPYDSSKPGSLIGRVGSAEWNLLTDEVSWSEELFQIFGRPPAAGPLSLDELPSMLLPEDQPLLTALVTDCLVDGKPIDGEFRITRTDGRMRTLHMMGEPVLDSNGCTASMWAVLRDVSEVRRSQQAVRRSHESLRSREHRAQTEHRLAVELQEAVLPPWRGSLRLPSQGPGALDIAAHYLPSESSSLIGGDWYDALEMPDGRTLLTVGDLTGHGIQATSAMALLLGALRGMAVAGIEPGALMGHLNQLLESSVQPALGSAVCCLLDPSTGALTWAQAGHPAPLLFRDGVGRPLPAPDGVLLGAASGVAYEQDEVHLLPGDVLVLHTDGLNRHSDRGAGPDALLALAPRFTQALSAQECLRTVVAEFGGTERLDDACVLIARVGA; this is encoded by the coding sequence ATGCCGTCCCATCTGTCCGCGGACCGCCCCGCCCCACAGCCACCCGAGCGCGATACCGTCGATGCGCTGATCAACCGGACCCTTCGGCTCCGTGGCGATGTGGATGCCGTGCGGCGGGACACGGTGCTGATCGACGAGGAGGACCCGCAGCTGCGCTGGCAGCGGGCGCTCTGCGATCTGGCGGTCCACCATCTCGACGACCTCGGCACACACCTGGGTCAGCTCAAGGAGGGCCTGCCGCCCGGAACCGCGCAGCACCTCGCGGAGACCGTGGCCCCTCCAACGGCGCAGGACCTGCAGGACGCGGCCGCGAGAAGCACGCAGGAGCCTTACGACAGTTCGAAGCCGGGATCGCTGATCGGCCGGGTGGGCAGCGCGGAGTGGAATCTGCTCACCGACGAGGTCAGCTGGTCCGAGGAACTGTTCCAGATCTTCGGCAGGCCCCCCGCCGCCGGACCGCTCTCGCTGGACGAGCTCCCGTCCATGCTCCTTCCCGAGGACCAGCCCCTGCTCACCGCCCTGGTGACCGACTGCCTGGTGGACGGCAAGCCGATAGACGGCGAGTTCCGCATCACGCGGACCGACGGCCGGATGCGCACTCTCCACATGATGGGCGAGCCCGTCCTCGATTCGAACGGGTGCACCGCCTCCATGTGGGCGGTGCTGCGCGACGTCAGCGAGGTGCGGCGCAGCCAGCAGGCGGTGCGCCGGAGCCATGAATCGCTGCGCAGCCGGGAGCACCGGGCACAGACCGAGCACCGCCTGGCGGTCGAGCTCCAGGAGGCCGTGCTCCCCCCCTGGCGTGGCTCACTGCGGCTTCCCTCGCAGGGGCCCGGCGCCCTGGACATCGCGGCGCACTACCTTCCGTCGGAGTCGAGTTCACTCATCGGCGGCGACTGGTACGACGCGCTGGAAATGCCGGACGGCAGGACCCTGCTCACGGTCGGTGATCTGACCGGTCATGGCATCCAGGCCACCTCGGCCATGGCTTTGCTGCTGGGCGCGCTGCGTGGCATGGCCGTGGCCGGCATCGAGCCGGGCGCCCTGATGGGGCATCTCAATCAGCTACTGGAGTCCTCCGTCCAACCTGCTCTCGGCAGCGCGGTGTGCTGCCTTCTGGATCCGTCCACCGGCGCCCTCACCTGGGCGCAGGCCGGACACCCCGCACCGCTGCTGTTCCGCGACGGAGTGGGGCGTCCGCTGCCCGCGCCGGACGGGGTCCTGCTCGGCGCGGCCTCCGGGGTCGCGTACGAGCAGGACGAAGTGCACCTGCTGCCCGGTGACGTGCTGGTGCTGCACACCGACGGGCTGAACCGTCACAGCGACCGGGGTGCGGGCCCGGACGCACTGCTGGCTCTGGCCCCGCGCTTCACGCAGGCCCTTTCGGCACAGGAGTGCCTGCGGACCGTCGTCGCGGAGTTCGGCGGCACCGAGCGCCTGGACGACGCCTGCGTGCTGATCGCCCGCGTCGGGGCGTAG
- the rpmG gene encoding 50S ribosomal protein L33, which translates to MARSETRPVVTLRSTAGTGQSYVTRKSRRNNPDRLVLRKFDPVVGQHVLFREER; encoded by the coding sequence ATGGCCCGCAGTGAGACCCGTCCCGTCGTCACTCTCCGGTCGACGGCCGGAACGGGGCAGAGCTATGTGACGCGCAAGAGCCGCCGGAACAACCCCGACCGGCTGGTGCTGCGCAAGTTCGACCCCGTGGTGGGACAGCACGTGCTCTTCCGTGAGGAACGCTGA